The following DNA comes from Alosa alosa isolate M-15738 ecotype Scorff River chromosome 13, AALO_Geno_1.1, whole genome shotgun sequence.
TCATTGCTTTTCTGTCCACACTCTTTCATCATTTCACTTTCATGTGTTTGTATAAATACCTGCCACCTGCTCTGTTTATACAAAGAGATCTCAACTGAGAGTGAAACCATTCAGAAAAACTGTCTACAGCAGGTGAAATCAGAGCAGTGTATAGGCTCTGTGAAATAATGTGACAGCACCACCTGCTGGTGAATAGTTGAAATTACTTTTAAAGGAGCCTAGGGATCCCAAACACAGTCAGATGGACTAGAGTGACTTACATGGTGTCTCGTGTTTCCCTCTGCAGAAGTAAAGATATGGAGAAGGCACTGAAGCAAGACATGGCTTTAAAGACAGCCACCGAGTCCAGCAAATCAGCAGAGCCCACTCAGTCTGAACCCTGAACTTTGACCTCTCACCACATCTTTCTTGCTCTTTGCATGATCCAGagccctccttccttctcttatCTCTTCATCCTCCCATTCTCACCactcctccatttctctctcggTTTCTATCAACCAAGTCTATATATACTCTGCTGTATATATTCCACCCtgctcatttctctctttctctctctttgtctctcttctctctcctcgtctgttcccctctctcccctggcCAGTGGTAAGCATGTCTGTGTAATTGGTTATTTAAATGTCTCTCTTGAACTGATGTCAGGTTGGATCGATGGTCTTAGTTACTGTGTGCTTATTATCATTCTGTACATACTCTACTGTGAACATCTGTAATAAACTAATGCTGTGACCACCATCTCATGTTATctggtctttgtgtgtgcatgtgtgcctgtgtgtgcgcacatgtgtgtgtgtgtgtgtgtgtgtatgtttgatatTAAATGGCTTCTAATGACAAAACAAAATTCTTGAGAGGGGAAATGTTGACAGTCAGGTGGCTGACATGAGCACACTTGACATATGTACATTAACACATAAAGTATGAATAACTTGATAGATTCCTTGGCAACCAAATCATTAGTTGTGGGTTTAATTAGGTCTTGTCAAGCAATTGACTAGTGTGTCGACACATCTGTGTCTTCGTCAGAGTCCATGGGAGACAGAGGCGCATAATATCAAAGTAAGCACACACAGGTGCTAGTTagatagttagttagttagtttgatattatggaccctttcaagagagttccattcttagcatcatagttggccccacaagacttccgttttaacattccatatgttatcttaatgcagaggaagtagattggggcccaaatagaacgttcaagcattgtttttgtttaccttgttgaaagggtctatagggcacctctgcctctgtctttaccctgatttatttatttgactTCATTTGGGTCggtatatggaccctttcaacaataaaaacaaaaacaatgcttgaacattctatttgggccccaatctacttcctctgcattaagataacatatggaatgttaaaaaggaagtcttgtggggccaactatgatgctgataatggaactctcttgaaagggtccataagcaCAGTAGaggtgatgtagcctattccaAAGTTTAAAAGGTAGTCAGCGCCCTATATGGTTCTGGGGGTAGTAATATTCAAATTTCCCCATACTTACAGAAGTGCATGATTATACAGTATCTCTCAAGTAACCCACAAAAACTCAATGTACGGTTTTGTTTCACACTTAAGAGTGTTTGTAGAAGCATCAGAGACCCAAATGGTATAAGAGCACAGAGAAGGTGAGTTTTGCATAACATGGGCCCCCATAAGCCCAGTAGGGCAGGAAGTGGCTTTCTTGATTTATGTGAAGACacacccagaaacacacacattgatgcaGGAGGAAAATGGAGGAACTGAAAGTAAGTTGAAACTCTGTTCTTGAGGAAGCAGACGCTCTAGATCTACATTGCTACTTATTCCCTGCGTCATGGTAATGTATGATCTCTAAACTTGCAAATGATATGCAGTAGAACTGATGGTACGGCTaggtgttcagtgtgtgtgtagtggtgtgtatGCAGTATGAAAGGTATGCACAGGACATCTgtgtatatatacgtatatgtatgtatgtaccgtATTTATGGATCTCTCTATATGTAATAATCTCTGTGGCTAACCTTGATCTCCCTCACAGACTCCAGGCTCTGTCTGTAGCCACGCAGTTGTGCTGCTCAGTGTCCTGCTGTGCCAGCTTCACCTGTGCACAACCAGCGAGCAGCATGGGGCTCCACCCAACAACACCCAACACCCACCCAACAAACACAGCCACCCCTGCATGCCGTCAGCGTGGCGCTCCGCATACGACACCTTCCTGAAGCGCCACCTACCCGAAGACCAGCCCAGCTCTCTGGACCAGAACCAGTGGGAGAGTTTCATCAGGCAACACAAGCTCTGTCACCGACCCACCCAGTCCTTCCTCCACCCCAAGGACAAGCAGCAGGTGCTGGACGTGTGTTCGGCGGCCGGAGGCAGGACGATGCAGAACAACCTGTGCATCAGCGGACAGGAGTTCTCCTTCACCACAGTGCACCTTCTTTACAAAGACTGCACCATCAAGAAAGTGTTCTCTGAGACCAAGCATCTCATTCTGGCCTGCGATGACATCGACGGAGTGTGCCGACCTGTTCACTTTCAGAGAAACCCAAACGGCACGAAACCTGACCAGAACCGTCAGCCTCCGTGCGAGTGGCCCCAGAGTTCAGGGACGGAGCGGACCACAGCCGGCTGTGCCAGTGTGATGCTACCCCTCAGCCTACTATGGCCTCTGTGGTACTAGCAGCACAAAGAATTATGTTGACTAGTCAGATCTAGCAATAATATCTTAGTATAggacaataatacacacacacacacacacacacacacacacacatttaaacaaacacacacacagaagcaaacaACACATGCTAATACATACtatacatgcacaaatacacacaattacatgttagtacgcaacacacacaaacacaagctctcactttctctctcaaacacacaggtATGTGATGTGTTGAATTATCATGCAGTATGTGGATAACCAAAAATGTTAAAGAAATCTAAAGCGTGTTGTGCAAATACATTTCTCTCATTGTATTAATCATGTTGTGGAAATACATTTCTTTCACTGTATTAAAACAAGTTATTTTGTGATTGTGAACGCAAAATA
Coding sequences within:
- the LOC125306391 gene encoding uncharacterized protein LOC125306391 isoform X1 → MEELKTPGSVCSHAVVLLSVLLCQLHLCTTSEQHGAPPNNTQHPPNKHSHPCMPSAWRSAYDTFLKRHLPEDQPSSLDQNQWESFIRQHKLCHRPTQSFLHPKDKQQVLDVCSAAGGRTMQNNLCISGQEFSFTTVHLLYKDCTIKKVFSETKHLILACDDIDGVCRPVHFQRNPNGTKPDQNRQPPCEWPQSSGTERTTAGCASVMLPLSLLWPLWY
- the LOC125306391 gene encoding uncharacterized protein LOC125306391 isoform X2, which encodes MTPGSVCSHAVVLLSVLLCQLHLCTTSEQHGAPPNNTQHPPNKHSHPCMPSAWRSAYDTFLKRHLPEDQPSSLDQNQWESFIRQHKLCHRPTQSFLHPKDKQQVLDVCSAAGGRTMQNNLCISGQEFSFTTVHLLYKDCTIKKVFSETKHLILACDDIDGVCRPVHFQRNPNGTKPDQNRQPPCEWPQSSGTERTTAGCASVMLPLSLLWPLWY